From the genome of Gemmatimonadota bacterium:
CGACCGGAGTGGCCGGCGCGACCGGAGTGGCCGGCCCGGGCGGAGTGGCCGAACCGGTCGGCGCGGATGTGCTTACGGCCAGTTGCGAAACCGTTTTCCTGGGTATGGAAGGAGACCGGGCTGTTTTCGCGGTAGACCTCTCGGGTACCGGTGAAGAAGAGGCGGTCGCGGCGGCCGGAGGCCTGGGAAAGTTCCAGGACCTCTGGCGCGCCGGTCCGTCGATCGACGCGCGCGGAGCCGCGCTCATGGCGTATGCGCGGGGGATGTTGTACTGGCACCGCGAGAACCGGTTCTGCGGCCGATGTGGCCACGCCACCGAAAGCCTGGAAGGAGGCCGCCGGCGCCGGTGCACGGACGCGGATTGCGGCAGGAATGCCTTTCCCCGCATCGACCCCGCGGTGATCACGCTGGTGGAGTACCGGCCGGAAGACGGCCGACCGCCCATGTGTCTCCTGGGCAACCACCACAGGCCGCCGCCGAACGTGTTTTCCACGCTCTCCGGCTATACGGAACCGGGGGAGAGCCTGGAGGAAACCGTGGTCCGGGAGGTGTTCGAGGAGGTCGGCGTCCGCGTGAGCGCCTCTTACTACCAGGCCTCCCAACCCTGGCCCTTCCCCTCGTCGCTGATGCTGGGTTTCCGCGCGCGGGCGGAAACCACCGCCATCGTGGTGAACGCGGAGGAACTCGTAGAGGCCCGCTGGTTCACCGCCGAGGAGGTCCTGGGTTTCGGCGAGTGGGGTGACGAGTC
Proteins encoded in this window:
- the nudC gene encoding NAD(+) diphosphatase, with the translated sequence MDNPVLKFADVPLDRVEERRGDPEWLAGRLVRDDTRFIPVWHDLSLIDDGHGASLPSAVVCGGSSDAAGATGVAGATGVAGPGGVAEPVGADVLTASCETVFLGMEGDRAVFAVDLSGTGEEEAVAAAGGLGKFQDLWRAGPSIDARGAALMAYARGMLYWHRENRFCGRCGHATESLEGGRRRRCTDADCGRNAFPRIDPAVITLVEYRPEDGRPPMCLLGNHHRPPPNVFSTLSGYTEPGESLEETVVREVFEEVGVRVSASYYQASQPWPFPSSLMLGFRARAETTAIVVNAEELVEARWFTAEEVLGFGEWGDESVACALPRRDSIARFLVDSWVAEVTAR